A genomic region of Sideroxydans sp. CL21 contains the following coding sequences:
- the rplI gene encoding 50S ribosomal protein L9, translated as MQVILMEKVINLGQLGDVVKVKNGFARNFLIPQGKAKRATEHNVADFATRRAELEAADQAKLADAQARGAKLEGLSVQIVQKAGVDGKLFGSVTNADIAVALAAQGHKVEKSQVRMATGHLKQIGDHPITISLHPDVVANVTVTVVGEQ; from the coding sequence ATGCAAGTGATTCTGATGGAAAAAGTGATCAACCTCGGCCAGTTGGGCGATGTGGTCAAAGTAAAAAACGGTTTCGCGCGTAATTTCCTCATCCCGCAAGGCAAAGCCAAGCGTGCGACGGAACACAACGTGGCGGATTTCGCGACACGTCGTGCAGAACTGGAAGCGGCTGACCAAGCCAAACTGGCCGATGCGCAGGCTCGCGGCGCCAAGCTGGAAGGCTTGAGTGTGCAGATCGTGCAAAAAGCGGGCGTGGATGGCAAGTTGTTCGGTTCCGTTACCAATGCGGACATTGCAGTTGCCCTGGCAGCACAAGGCCACAAAGTCGAAAAGAGCCAGGTACGTATGGCTACCGGTCACCTGAAGCAGATCGGCGATCATCCGATCACCATCTCGCTGCATCCGGACGTGGTTGCAAACGTGACAGTGACAGTGGTGGGCGAGCAGTAA
- the rpsR gene encoding 30S ribosomal protein S18 — MARVFKKKDDKKNSASRQLFKRRKFCRFTAEKIAEVDYKDLNILKEMVSENGKLIPARITGTKTRFQRQLSVAVKRARFLALLPYTDLH; from the coding sequence ATGGCTCGTGTATTTAAAAAGAAAGATGACAAGAAGAACAGCGCTTCGCGTCAATTGTTCAAACGCCGCAAGTTCTGCCGTTTCACCGCCGAGAAGATTGCGGAAGTGGACTACAAGGATCTCAACATCCTGAAGGAAATGGTTTCCGAGAACGGCAAGCTGATCCCGGCACGTATTACCGGTACCAAGACGCGCTTCCAGCGTCAGCTGAGCGTGGCCGTGAAACGCGCGCGCTTCCTGGCGTTGCTGCCCTACACTGATTTGCACTAA
- the priB gene encoding primosomal replication protein N, which produces MIEGEVIESEGLRYTPAGLARVAFKLRHTSMQQEAGMQRQVQCDVPALALGEAAQQVSRLQPGQMVKAEGFLAQRSLKIAQLVLHIDNVTLR; this is translated from the coding sequence GTGATTGAAGGGGAAGTGATCGAGTCGGAAGGCTTGAGATACACCCCGGCGGGATTGGCGAGAGTGGCGTTCAAATTGCGCCACACTTCGATGCAGCAGGAAGCAGGGATGCAACGCCAGGTTCAGTGTGATGTTCCGGCACTGGCACTGGGAGAAGCGGCACAGCAAGTCAGCCGTTTGCAACCCGGCCAGATGGTGAAAGCCGAAGGTTTCCTTGCGCAGCGCAGCCTGAAGATCGCGCAACTGGTTTTGCACATTGATAACGTTACATTGAGATAG
- the rpsF gene encoding 30S ribosomal protein S6, with protein MRHYEIVFIVHPDQSEQVPAMVERYRTLVTSKNGHIHRLEDWGRRQLAYPIQKIHKAHYVLMNIEVDQPTLDELEHAFKFNDAVLRHLTIKTKAAVVTPSAMMKEEKSRSFNSDAAAPAPAAEAAAPAA; from the coding sequence ATGCGACACTACGAAATCGTATTTATCGTGCATCCCGATCAGAGCGAGCAAGTGCCCGCGATGGTTGAGCGTTATCGCACGTTGGTGACCAGCAAGAACGGTCACATCCACCGCCTGGAAGACTGGGGCCGCCGCCAGCTGGCTTACCCGATCCAGAAGATCCACAAGGCACATTACGTGCTGATGAACATCGAAGTCGACCAGCCCACGCTGGACGAACTGGAACACGCATTCAAGTTCAACGACGCCGTGTTGCGCCATCTGACCATCAAGACCAAGGCTGCAGTCGTTACGCCTTCCGCCATGATGAAGGAAGAGAAGTCGCGTTCGTTCAACAGCGATGCCGCAGCACCTGCGCCGGCAGCAGAAGCAGCTGCTCCTGCAGCGTAA
- a CDS encoding FtsX-like permease family protein — MNLFRLSLNLLRRDWRAGEWRVLLLALMLAVGSLATVGLFADRVRQALQQQAQSLIGADLRITSTRPFSPEYREMAQKLGLRVVESRTFPSMVSHREQVLLSEIQSAEPGYPLRGKIEIDDGAVHVAQAIPARGTVWVDERLLRRLDIKIGDEAGIGSRRFMVAARIVKDIDQSIGFASFAPRVLMNDADLASTGLLQEGSRISYRLMIAGDARQVVALRATLQEKLSGNEKMEDVRDARPEIRTALERAEHFLGLAALTAAILAGAAMALAARRFVLRHLDGCAVMRCLGAQQAQVLWLFLYQFILLGVVSVLLGGLLGYVTQAGLVESISSMREAGLPQPGVLPLLKAALSGFALLLGFAFLPLLQLRKVSPLRVLRREMDSPEASGWLIYGLALLVLAGLFLWHAGSLKLGLAVLGGLLAGLLVFGGLAWVLLHGLARNAYFFQSHWRHAFNNLARHGRSAAIQVVALSLGGMALLVLTMVRADLMESWQGKLPPDTPNRFVVNIQPDQIQPVRDFFVHQTLPIPELQPMVRGRLIAINDRSINGSSYPDPRAQALVDREFNLSWMEQMPTWNELVQGRWWTAGAGGQLSVEEGIAKTLGIRLGDVLTYDVAGSTFTAKVTSLRKVQWDSMKVNFFVIATPELLRDFPASYLGSFYLPPDKVRTGDELSREFPNLLLIDTGAVIAQVRNIMNQIAQTVSAVFLFTLFSGLAVLYAALLATQDERSHEAAILRTLGADSLYLRRLHLSEFAVLGGLSGLFAAAGAVLLGWVLARFVLDIPYRSDVSIWFIGCGGGIAVVTLAGWLATRRLVLRPPLRILAAD; from the coding sequence ATGAACCTCTTTCGTCTCTCCCTCAATTTGCTGCGCCGCGACTGGCGCGCCGGGGAGTGGCGGGTGTTGCTGCTGGCGCTGATGTTGGCGGTTGGCAGCCTTGCTACCGTTGGCTTGTTCGCCGACCGTGTGAGGCAAGCGTTGCAGCAGCAGGCGCAGAGCCTGATCGGTGCCGATCTGCGCATCACTTCGACGCGACCGTTTTCCCCCGAATATCGCGAAATGGCGCAGAAGCTCGGTTTGCGCGTGGTCGAGAGCCGTACTTTCCCCAGCATGGTGTCGCACCGCGAGCAGGTGTTGTTGAGCGAGATACAGTCGGCGGAGCCGGGCTATCCGCTGCGCGGCAAGATCGAGATCGACGATGGCGCTGTGCACGTGGCGCAGGCGATCCCGGCACGCGGCACGGTTTGGGTGGATGAACGTTTGCTGCGCCGTCTCGATATCAAGATCGGGGATGAAGCTGGGATCGGCTCACGGCGTTTTATGGTGGCAGCGCGCATCGTGAAGGACATCGACCAGTCCATCGGTTTCGCCAGCTTTGCGCCGCGCGTGCTGATGAACGATGCCGACTTGGCTTCTACCGGCTTGCTGCAGGAAGGCAGCCGCATTTCATATCGCCTGATGATCGCAGGCGATGCTAGGCAGGTGGTTGCGCTGCGCGCGACGCTGCAGGAAAAGCTTTCCGGCAACGAAAAGATGGAGGACGTGCGCGATGCGCGTCCCGAGATACGCACGGCGCTCGAACGTGCCGAGCATTTCCTTGGCCTTGCCGCATTGACTGCCGCCATCCTGGCTGGCGCCGCGATGGCGCTGGCGGCACGGCGCTTCGTGCTGCGCCATCTGGACGGCTGCGCGGTGATGCGTTGCCTCGGCGCTCAGCAGGCGCAGGTACTGTGGCTGTTCCTTTATCAATTCATCCTGCTTGGCGTGGTCTCGGTGCTTCTCGGCGGTTTGCTGGGCTATGTCACGCAAGCGGGGTTGGTCGAGAGCATCTCGTCCATGCGCGAGGCAGGCTTGCCGCAACCCGGCGTGCTGCCGCTGCTCAAGGCTGCACTCAGCGGCTTTGCTTTGCTGCTCGGTTTCGCCTTCCTGCCCCTGCTGCAATTGCGCAAGGTATCGCCGCTGCGCGTGCTGCGCCGCGAGATGGATTCACCGGAAGCCAGCGGCTGGCTGATTTATGGCCTTGCGTTGTTGGTGTTGGCAGGACTGTTCCTGTGGCATGCAGGCTCGCTGAAACTGGGTTTGGCGGTATTGGGAGGTTTGCTCGCGGGGCTGCTGGTGTTCGGCGGACTGGCCTGGGTGCTGCTTCATGGTCTGGCACGCAACGCATATTTCTTTCAATCGCATTGGCGACATGCATTCAACAACCTCGCGCGGCACGGGCGCAGTGCGGCGATACAGGTGGTGGCATTGAGTCTGGGCGGCATGGCCTTGCTGGTGCTGACGATGGTGCGCGCCGATCTGATGGAAAGCTGGCAGGGCAAACTGCCGCCGGATACGCCGAACCGCTTCGTGGTGAACATACAGCCCGACCAGATCCAGCCGGTGCGGGATTTCTTTGTGCACCAGACGTTGCCGATACCTGAGTTGCAGCCGATGGTGCGCGGCAGGCTGATCGCCATCAACGACCGCTCGATCAATGGCAGCAGCTACCCCGATCCGCGTGCCCAGGCACTGGTGGATCGCGAGTTCAACCTTTCCTGGATGGAACAGATGCCAACCTGGAATGAACTGGTGCAAGGGCGGTGGTGGACGGCAGGGGCGGGAGGGCAACTTTCCGTGGAGGAAGGCATCGCCAAGACGCTGGGCATTCGTCTCGGGGACGTGCTCACCTACGATGTGGCCGGCAGCACATTTACCGCGAAAGTCACCAGCCTGCGCAAGGTGCAATGGGATTCAATGAAGGTGAATTTCTTTGTCATCGCCACGCCGGAACTGCTCAGGGATTTTCCGGCCAGCTACCTGGGCAGTTTCTACCTGCCGCCGGACAAGGTGCGAACGGGCGACGAACTGTCGCGCGAATTCCCCAATTTATTGTTGATCGATACCGGTGCGGTGATCGCACAGGTGCGCAACATCATGAACCAGATCGCACAAACGGTGAGTGCAGTGTTCCTGTTTACCCTGTTTTCCGGCCTCGCGGTACTGTATGCCGCGCTGCTTGCCACGCAGGATGAGCGCAGCCACGAGGCAGCTATCCTGCGCACGCTGGGGGCGGACAGTCTCTATCTGCGGCGTCTGCACCTGTCCGAGTTCGCCGTGCTGGGTGGCTTGAGTGGCCTGTTCGCGGCGGCGGGCGCAGTGCTGCTGGGCTGGGTGCTGGCGCGTTTCGTACTGGATATCCCTTACCGGTCAGATGTTTCCATCTGGTTCATCGGTTGCGGAGGCGGCATCGCGGTGGTGACGCTGGCCGGGTGGTTGGCGACCCGGCGGCTGGTTTTGCGCCCGCCGTTACGCATTCTAGCGGCGGATTAA
- a CDS encoding ATP-binding cassette domain-containing protein produces the protein MASIVQAVGLTKQVLSGDQPLVILHDVSFEVEAGESLAIVGASGSGKSTLLGLLAGLDVPTSGKVLLHGTDLFEMDEDGRARLRGELAGFVFQSFQLLPALNALENVMLPLELTGAKDARQRAETSLQQVGLSARAHHLPKHLSGGEQQRVALARAFVTRPRILFADEPTGNLDAATGAQVIELMLELNRAQGTTLILVTHDEALAKRCGKLLRLAAGRVV, from the coding sequence ATGGCGTCGATTGTGCAAGCAGTAGGTCTCACCAAGCAAGTGTTAAGTGGCGATCAGCCGCTCGTTATCCTGCACGACGTCAGCTTTGAGGTGGAAGCGGGAGAGAGCCTTGCCATCGTCGGCGCATCGGGTTCAGGCAAATCCACTTTGCTCGGCCTTCTGGCGGGGCTGGATGTCCCGACCAGCGGCAAGGTATTGCTGCATGGCACAGACCTGTTCGAGATGGATGAGGATGGGCGTGCGAGATTACGCGGCGAACTGGCGGGTTTCGTGTTCCAGTCCTTCCAGTTGCTGCCCGCGCTGAATGCACTGGAGAACGTGATGCTTCCGCTGGAACTGACTGGCGCAAAAGATGCGCGGCAGCGCGCCGAAACATCCTTGCAGCAGGTCGGTTTGAGCGCACGCGCCCACCACCTGCCAAAACATCTCTCCGGCGGAGAACAGCAGCGCGTAGCACTGGCGCGCGCCTTTGTCACCCGGCCCAGGATATTGTTTGCCGACGAGCCCACCGGCAACCTCGACGCCGCCACCGGTGCACAGGTCATCGAATTGATGCTGGAACTCAACCGTGCACAGGGCACGACGCTGATTCTGGTAACACACGACGAGGCACTAGCGAAGCGCTGTGGCAAGCTGTTGAGACTGGCGGCCGGGCGGGTGGTGTAG
- a CDS encoding arylesterase gives MKTFLKITLLVTALLLPALAQAAKNILVFGDSLSAGYGIARDDSWVNLLQLELKKSHPQFEVVNASISGETTSGGLRRIGKAMQEHHPVLVILELGANDGLRGGTIAEMEKNLDRIIEQVQQAHARILLLGLQLPPNYGLDYTRQFRALYPRLSRKHDIALVPFMLQDIPPEQFQADNLHPNAEAQPRIMQRVLKSLLPLLR, from the coding sequence ATGAAGACCTTTCTTAAAATCACATTGCTTGTCACTGCGCTGCTACTGCCTGCCCTTGCTCAAGCTGCGAAGAACATTCTGGTGTTCGGCGACAGTTTATCAGCCGGATACGGTATAGCACGAGACGATTCATGGGTGAATTTATTGCAGCTTGAGCTAAAAAAAAGTCATCCGCAGTTCGAAGTGGTGAATGCAAGTATCAGCGGCGAGACAACTTCGGGCGGGCTGCGCCGCATTGGCAAAGCCATGCAAGAACATCATCCCGTCCTGGTAATCCTTGAATTGGGGGCGAACGACGGGCTGCGCGGCGGCACCATCGCAGAGATGGAAAAGAACCTCGACCGGATCATTGAACAGGTGCAGCAAGCGCATGCCAGGATATTGCTGCTCGGCCTCCAGTTGCCGCCTAACTACGGCCTCGACTACACCAGGCAATTCCGTGCGCTCTACCCCAGACTGTCAAGGAAGCATGACATCGCACTGGTTCCTTTCATGCTGCAAGATATTCCGCCGGAGCAGTTTCAGGCCGACAACCTGCACCCAAATGCAGAAGCGCAACCGCGTATCATGCAACGTGTCCTGAAATCGTTATTGCCCCTACTGCGCTGA
- a CDS encoding thioredoxin domain-containing protein — MPNHLSHETSPYLLQHADNPVDWHPWNAETLKLARDLGKPILLSIGYSACHWCHVMAHESFEDEAVAAVMNEHFINIKVDREERPDLDQVYQNAHYLLAKRGGGWPLTMFLEPDGTPFYSGTYFPKQARYGLPGFPDLLTRIAKVYRGKRDELSAQGKQLIAQLATWRPEKGATDIALDATPIDLAVRQHNQDFDPVNGGFGGAPKFLHPAELDLLLRQAHATHDEQTSHVALFTLRQMALGGLYDQLGGGFCRYSVDAHWDIPHFEKMLYDNGVLLGLYCDAWLSSHDPFFAHVVVQTAGWVMREMQSPNGHARSPHPNPDITTSHSTNPASGQVAGYLPQAGEGANESLREIGIGRGYYASLDADSEHEEGKFYVWQRNEIRDLLSADEYALVKPYYGLDSTPNFENHSWNLRVTLPLAGIAQQLNISAEQASARLGSARTKLFAARERRIRPGRDEKILGSWNGLMIAGMAKAARTFNRIDWLRSAQQAMDFVRGTLWQNGKLLATHKDGKTHLNAYLDDHAFLLNAALELLQTEYRATDMAFAIQLADALLARFEDTENGGFFFTSHDHEALIQRNKSGQDDAIPSGNGIAAQGLLRLAELTGDMPYIEAAERCLKLFFPLMQRAAGQFSSLCTALDEVMQPPSMLVLCGAKNETTAWRTAVAAKYAPGLMIIELTGNETGLPAPLRKQRTATTTAWLCRGTQCLPPIGSLDALLAEL, encoded by the coding sequence ATGCCCAATCACCTTTCGCACGAAACCAGCCCCTACCTGTTGCAGCACGCCGACAACCCGGTGGACTGGCATCCCTGGAATGCCGAGACCCTGAAGCTCGCACGCGATCTGGGCAAGCCCATCCTGCTCTCCATCGGCTATTCCGCTTGCCACTGGTGCCACGTGATGGCGCACGAGTCGTTCGAGGATGAAGCGGTCGCCGCCGTGATGAACGAACACTTCATCAACATCAAGGTGGACAGGGAGGAACGTCCCGACCTGGACCAGGTATACCAGAACGCACACTACCTGCTCGCAAAGCGCGGCGGCGGCTGGCCGCTGACCATGTTCCTTGAGCCGGACGGCACCCCGTTCTACAGCGGTACCTATTTCCCCAAGCAGGCGCGCTACGGCTTGCCCGGATTTCCGGATCTGTTGACGCGCATCGCCAAAGTCTACCGGGGAAAACGCGATGAACTGTCAGCCCAGGGCAAACAGCTCATCGCCCAGTTAGCCACCTGGCGGCCCGAGAAAGGCGCGACGGACATCGCACTCGACGCAACCCCGATCGACCTAGCGGTGCGGCAGCACAATCAGGATTTCGATCCGGTGAACGGCGGCTTCGGCGGCGCCCCCAAGTTTTTGCATCCTGCCGAACTGGACCTGCTGCTGCGGCAGGCTCACGCCACACATGACGAGCAAACGAGCCATGTCGCGCTGTTCACCCTGAGGCAGATGGCCCTGGGCGGACTGTACGATCAGCTCGGCGGCGGTTTCTGTCGCTACAGCGTGGATGCACACTGGGACATCCCGCATTTCGAGAAGATGCTGTATGACAACGGCGTGCTGCTCGGCCTGTATTGCGACGCCTGGCTAAGCAGCCATGATCCGTTTTTCGCCCACGTGGTGGTACAGACCGCAGGCTGGGTGATGCGCGAGATGCAGTCGCCGAACGGGCATGCCCGTTCCCCTCACCCCAACCCTGATATAACAACTAGCCATTCGACTAATCCCGCAAGCGGGCAAGTCGCTGGTTATCTCCCGCAAGCGGGCGAGGGAGCAAACGAGTCGCTACGCGAGATTGGGATTGGACGCGGCTATTACGCTTCGCTGGATGCAGACTCGGAACATGAGGAGGGCAAGTTCTATGTGTGGCAGCGCAACGAGATCCGCGACCTGCTGAGCGCCGACGAATACGCACTCGTCAAACCGTATTACGGGCTGGACAGCACACCCAACTTCGAGAATCACAGCTGGAACCTGCGCGTGACTCTACCGTTGGCCGGGATCGCTCAGCAGCTGAACATCAGCGCAGAACAGGCATCCGCACGGCTCGGCTCGGCACGGACAAAACTGTTCGCCGCGCGGGAACGGCGCATCCGCCCCGGCCGCGACGAAAAGATACTTGGTAGCTGGAACGGACTGATGATAGCCGGCATGGCAAAAGCAGCGCGTACCTTCAACCGCATCGACTGGTTACGGTCCGCACAGCAGGCGATGGATTTCGTGCGCGGCACGCTGTGGCAGAACGGCAAGCTACTCGCCACGCACAAGGATGGCAAGACACACCTGAACGCCTACCTGGACGACCATGCGTTCTTGCTGAATGCGGCGCTGGAATTGTTGCAAACGGAATATCGCGCCACCGACATGGCCTTTGCCATACAACTCGCCGATGCGCTGCTGGCCCGTTTCGAGGACACCGAGAACGGCGGTTTCTTCTTCACCAGCCATGACCACGAGGCGCTGATCCAGCGCAACAAGTCCGGCCAGGACGATGCCATCCCGTCCGGCAACGGCATCGCGGCACAGGGATTATTGCGGTTGGCGGAATTGACAGGCGATATGCCCTATATCGAAGCAGCCGAGCGTTGCCTGAAACTGTTCTTCCCGTTGATGCAAAGGGCAGCCGGCCAGTTCAGCAGCCTGTGCACCGCGCTGGATGAAGTGATGCAGCCGCCTTCCATGCTGGTGTTATGCGGCGCAAAAAATGAAACAACCGCCTGGCGGACGGCTGTGGCGGCGAAATATGCGCCGGGATTGATGATCATCGAACTGACCGGTAATGAAACCGGTTTGCCAGCCCCGTTGCGTAAACAGCGTACTGCAACAACGACGGCATGGCTGTGTCGCGGCACACAATGCCTGCCGCCGATCGGCAGCCTCGATGCGCTACTGGCAGAACTATAA
- a CDS encoding S49 family peptidase — MSEENNNNWERGVLEKLALSAVQEQRRARHWGIFFKVLGFGYLFFILFLVMGWMGDKVDGSLSGKHSALIELSGVIAADSNANADNLIGSLQDAYKDKNTAAVILRCNSPGGSPVQAGLVNDEMRRLRGLHPDIPLYVVVEDMCASGGYYIAAAADKIYVNKASIVGSIGVLMDGFGFTGTMQKLGVERRLMTAGKNKGFMDPFSPLNPKQEEFTKNMLEDIHQQFIEVVKQGRGKRLKETEDTFSGLFWTGDKAIQMGLADDIGSVDSVARDVVKVENVVDFTTHEGLADRLAKKFGAGVASMFPGFGAQAGGVTLR, encoded by the coding sequence ATGTCAGAAGAAAACAACAACAACTGGGAACGCGGCGTACTGGAAAAACTGGCGTTATCCGCCGTTCAGGAGCAGCGCCGTGCCCGGCACTGGGGAATCTTCTTCAAGGTGCTTGGTTTCGGATATCTGTTCTTCATACTCTTTTTGGTCATGGGATGGATGGGCGACAAGGTCGACGGTTCTCTGTCAGGCAAGCACAGTGCGCTGATCGAATTGTCTGGAGTGATTGCCGCGGACAGCAATGCGAATGCGGACAACCTGATCGGCAGCTTGCAGGATGCCTACAAGGACAAAAACACCGCAGCCGTGATTCTGCGTTGCAACAGCCCCGGCGGCAGTCCGGTACAGGCCGGGTTGGTGAATGACGAGATGCGCCGTCTGCGCGGCCTGCATCCGGATATACCTTTGTATGTGGTGGTGGAAGACATGTGCGCATCCGGCGGCTATTACATCGCTGCTGCGGCCGACAAGATCTACGTCAACAAGGCCAGTATCGTCGGTTCCATCGGCGTGTTGATGGATGGTTTCGGATTCACCGGCACCATGCAGAAGCTGGGTGTAGAGCGCCGCCTGATGACCGCGGGCAAGAACAAGGGGTTCATGGATCCGTTCTCGCCGCTCAATCCCAAGCAGGAAGAATTTACCAAAAACATGTTGGAGGACATACACCAGCAATTCATCGAGGTGGTGAAACAGGGGCGCGGCAAACGGCTGAAAGAAACCGAGGATACATTCAGCGGCTTGTTCTGGACGGGCGACAAAGCCATCCAGATGGGCTTGGCGGATGATATCGGCAGTGTGGATTCCGTCGCGCGCGACGTGGTCAAGGTGGAAAACGTTGTGGACTTCACCACGCATGAAGGTCTCGCGGATCGCCTTGCCAAGAAGTTCGGTGCCGGAGTGGCGAGCATGTTCCCCGGCTTCGGCGCTCAGGCGGGCGGGGTAACGCTACGCTGA
- a CDS encoding HAD-IA family hydrolase, producing MAKRYELIVFDWDGTVMDSTAIIAGSIQAACRDLKLPVPDDETARHVIGLGLLQALRHAVPDAPEEMYEPLVARYRHHFLSQNESIPLFDQARETIIELHGAGYRLAVATGKNRNGLDHALESTHMGEYFHATRTADRTFSKPHPAMLLEIMDELDVPPERTLMIGDTTHDLQMAINAGVDAVGVTHGAHPEDQLRELKPIALLDDFVELREWFRVNA from the coding sequence ATGGCAAAACGTTACGAATTGATTGTGTTCGACTGGGACGGCACGGTGATGGACTCGACGGCGATCATCGCGGGATCGATCCAGGCTGCCTGCCGCGACCTGAAATTGCCGGTGCCGGACGATGAAACGGCACGTCATGTGATCGGTTTGGGTCTGTTGCAGGCATTGCGCCATGCCGTTCCCGATGCGCCGGAAGAGATGTATGAGCCGCTGGTTGCACGCTACCGCCATCATTTCCTGTCGCAGAATGAATCCATCCCCCTGTTCGACCAGGCCAGGGAGACCATCATCGAGTTGCATGGCGCAGGCTACAGGCTTGCGGTGGCGACAGGCAAGAATCGCAACGGTCTGGACCATGCCCTTGAATCCACCCATATGGGCGAGTATTTCCATGCCACGCGCACGGCAGACCGGACATTCTCCAAGCCGCACCCGGCGATGCTGCTGGAGATCATGGATGAACTGGACGTGCCACCGGAACGTACCCTGATGATCGGCGATACCACGCATGACCTGCAAATGGCGATCAACGCCGGGGTGGATGCAGTGGGTGTAACACACGGCGCGCATCCTGAGGATCAATTGCGCGAATTGAAACCGATCGCCCTGCTTGATGATTTTGTTGAACTGAGAGAGTGGTTCAGGGTCAACGCATAA
- the rlmM gene encoding 23S rRNA (cytidine(2498)-2'-O)-methyltransferase RlmM → MNTLPSWLIYCRPGFERDCVEETQAKPVETTENSGYVVLQGKPRLTYRQLTFARQLLSLHAEVSDLPERDRLTPLLAAIPASPERFSALYLEVPDTNEGKTLSGFTRRFQPLLEEALRVQGRLADASGIHPSTGSGRTDISPRLHIFFPDNQRALIATADPHNSSAALNGIQRVSMASDAPSRSYLKLAEAFEVFLDKKEQALWLKPGMTAIDLGAAPGGWTWQLVQRGLKVTAVDNGPLKGAAAGHPSIRHLREDGFRFRPQRPVDWLVCDMVEQPQRVATLMTEWFIGGHTQRAIFNLKLPMKKRVAALNDALNSIRTALNNIGIRYQLEAKQLYHDREEVTVYLARKR, encoded by the coding sequence ATGAACACCTTACCCAGTTGGCTAATTTATTGTCGTCCTGGCTTCGAACGCGATTGCGTGGAAGAAACCCAGGCCAAGCCTGTCGAAACGACCGAGAACAGCGGCTATGTCGTGCTGCAAGGCAAGCCACGGCTGACTTACAGGCAATTGACCTTCGCGCGTCAATTGCTCAGCCTGCATGCGGAAGTAAGCGATTTGCCGGAACGCGACCGGCTTACACCGCTGCTGGCAGCGATACCCGCATCGCCTGAACGGTTTAGCGCCCTGTACCTGGAAGTGCCGGACACCAACGAGGGCAAGACGCTGTCGGGCTTCACGCGGCGTTTTCAGCCCCTTCTGGAAGAGGCGTTGCGAGTACAAGGAAGGTTGGCGGATGCGTCGGGTATTCACCCTTCGACAGGCTCAGGGCGAACGGATATTTCTCCTCGCCTGCACATCTTCTTTCCCGATAACCAACGCGCCCTGATCGCCACCGCCGATCCGCATAACAGCTCGGCTGCACTCAACGGCATCCAGCGCGTCAGCATGGCGAGCGATGCGCCTAGCCGTTCCTATCTCAAACTCGCGGAAGCGTTCGAGGTGTTCCTCGACAAAAAGGAACAGGCGCTATGGCTTAAACCGGGCATGACCGCAATCGACCTCGGTGCCGCACCCGGCGGCTGGACCTGGCAATTGGTGCAGCGCGGATTGAAAGTCACCGCCGTGGATAACGGCCCGCTCAAGGGAGCTGCGGCAGGTCATCCTTCCATCAGGCATCTGCGCGAGGACGGCTTCCGCTTCCGTCCGCAGCGCCCGGTGGACTGGCTGGTGTGCGACATGGTGGAACAACCTCAGCGTGTCGCGACCTTGATGACCGAATGGTTCATCGGCGGCCACACCCAGCGCGCCATCTTCAATCTCAAGCTGCCGATGAAAAAACGCGTCGCGGCATTGAACGATGCGCTCAACAGCATACGCACCGCACTCAACAACATAGGTATCCGTTACCAACTGGAAGCCAAGCAGCTCTACCATGACCGTGAAGAAGTCACGGTATACCTGGCACGCAAACGCTAG